The sequence below is a genomic window from Sorangiineae bacterium MSr12523.
TCGATCTCGGGTTCACCACCATTCGAAATCGCGTGCTCATGGGATCCATGCACGTGGGCTTCGAGGATCGAAGCGCGCGCTTCGACAAGCTGGCCGCGTACTTCGCGGCGCGGGCGCGGGGCGGGGTCGGTATCATGGTGACCGGAGGCTTTTCGCCGAACCGCGAAGGCTGGCTCTATCCCTTTGCGTCGAAGCTCTCGTCGCCCAGCGAGGTGGGGCCGCACCGGGCGATCACCTTGGCCGTGCACGCGGAGGGCGGGAAAATCTGCCTACAGCTCCTGCACGCGGGACGATACAGCTACCACCCGCTGTCGGTGTCGGCGAGCGCCATCAAGTCGCCGATCAACCCCTTCAAGCCGCGGGCGCTCTCGGAGCGCGGCATCCGGCGGCAGATCGACGACTTTGCCAACGCAGCGGCCCTTGCGCGGGAGGCGGGCTACGACGGCGTCGAGATCATGGGCTCGGAGGGGTACTTCATCAACCAGTTCACCTGCCGGCGTACGAATCGGCGCACGGATGCCTGGGGTGGTTCCGTGGAGAACCGCACGCGTCTGCCGGTGGAGATCGTCGAGCGGGTGCGCAAGGCCGTGGGGCCGGATTTCATCGTGATTTATCGGCTCTCCATGCTCGATTTGGTCGACGGTGGCAACACCTGGGACGAAGTCGTCTACCAAGCAAAGGCCATCGAGAAGGCGGGGGCGACGATCATCAACACGGGCATCGGCTGGCACGAGGCGCGGGTGCCGACGATCATCACCTCGGTGCCGCGGGCGGCGTTCACGTTCGTGACGGAGCGGCTGCGCAAGGAGGTGCGGATCCCGGTGGTGGCGACGAACCGCATCAATCGGCCCGACGTGGCCGAGGAGCTGCTTGCACGCGGTGCTTGCGACATGGTGTCGATGGCGCGTCCGCTGCTCGCCGATCCGGAGTTCGTGCGCAAGGCTGCATCGGGCCGCGAGGACGAGATCAACACGTGCATCGCATGCAACCAGGCGTGCCTCGATCATACCTTCAGCATGAAAACCGCATCGTGCCTGGTGAATCCGCGCGCATGCCGCGAGACGGAGCGCTCCTTCTTGCCGGCGCAGCCGGCGCGCCGTTCGCGGCGGCTCGCCGTGGTGGGCGCGGGGCCGGCGGGGCTCGCCTTTTCGGTGGAGGCTGCACAGCGCGGGCATGCGGTGACTCTGTTCGAAGCGGCATCGGACATTGGCGGCCAGTTCAACATGGCGAAGAAGATCCCGGGCAAGGAGGAGTTCGTCGAGACGTTGCGCTATTTCCGGCGGCAGCTCGAGTTGGCCGGGGTGACGGTGAAGCTGGGCATGCGCGCGACGGCGGAGAACTTGGTGGGCTTCGACGAGGTGGTGCTGGCGACGGGTGTGACGCCGCGGGTGCCGCGGATTCCGAACATCGAGCATCCCAAGGTGCTGTCGTACGTCGATGTTTTGCTGCACGAGAAGCCGGTCGGGAAGACGGTGGCCATCGTTGGTGCGGGCGGCATCGGCTTCGATGTGGCGACGTATTTGACGCACGGCCACTCGTCGACGTTGGATGCGAAGCGGTGGCTCGCCGAATGGGGCGTGGATCCGGAGGTGCACGCGCCCGGCGGCGTCGAAGGCGTGGCGCGGCAGGAGTCTCCGCCGGCGCGCAAGGTGTACTTGCTGCAGCGAAAGAAGGAGTCGCTCGGCAAGGGGCTCGGCCGGACCAGCGGGTGGGTGCACCGTGCGACGTTGAAGGGCAAGGGCGTGGAGATGATCCCCGGCGTGACCTACGACAAGGTGGACGATGCGGGGCTGCACATCACGGTGCGCGGCGCGCCGCGGGTGCTGGCGGTGGACCACGTGGTGATCTGCGCGGGGCAAGAGCCGCTGCGCGAGTTGAAGGATCAATTGGAACAGCGCGGGGTTCGCGTGCGGGTGATCGGCGGGGCCGACGTGGCCGCGGAGCTCGATGCGAAACGGGCCATCTTGCAAGCGACGGAGCTCGCCGCCTCGGCGTGAACGGTGGGCTAGCGGATGGGCAGGCCGAGCTCGCGCAGCTCGGCCTCGCGCAGCGGGAGCTCCTCGCTCATGAAGTACTCATCGAGCGGCGGCGGCTTCACCGACGTTCCGGCGAGCATGGCGTGCACCTGGCCGCGGTGATGGATCTGGTGCGTGGACAGGTGCAGCAGCGTGTCCGCCACGGTTTCGCGCTGCGTGTGGTCGGCGCGGGCAATGTCGATTTTCGTCGCGAGATCGGCCTCGGTGAGCCGGTCGGCAAAGGCGACGAGCTTCATGTCCGACGCGCGCTGTGCCGCGGCCAGGGCCTCCACCTCGGGAAATCCGCGAAAGGGCATCCGGTCCGCAAAGAGGCTGCGCCCCTTCCCGCCCCGCTCCAACGCATCGAGGTAGAACCAGTCCACGGTCAAAATGTGGTTCAGCGTCTCGGGAATGGACGGGAAAAAGCTTGTCCGCGCGGCCTCGTATTCCGCACGGGACAACTGCGCACAGGCCCTGTGCAGCCGCAAATTCGACCAAGCATTGTTGGCCGCAAGGCCACGGTACAGAGCCAGCGTGTTCATTTGGGAACAGTGTAGTGGCCGATCTGGGGCTTGAACCAGCCCAAACACAGCATGCCAGGAAGATGAGACGCGCTTAGCTACGGCGAGACGAGCCTTGTCCCCGGACCGCGCAGCCCGGCCAGGCATCGAAAAAGAGCTTGAGTGCGTCGAGAAAACCGGTGATGCGCAAAGGCACCGGCCGGCTTCGCGCGTAGACGGCAAAGAGTTGCTCGGGGGGAGGGCAAAACGCTTCGAGAATCTCTTCGAGGCTCCCGTCTGCCATGGCTACGATGCTCAGGTATTCGGGCAATCGTGCAATGCCATGGCCGGCGATGGCCAGATCGCACACGAGCTGCCAGCTGTTCGCCGTATGGTGGCGATGAACGATGGTGGGAAAGGTCTTCGCTTTGGCGAGGCGCCACACGGTCGGTGTTCGTCGAACGCCCATGGCGAGGCATCGATGCTTCGAGAGGTCGCGAGGGTCCGACGGCCTTCCATACCGCGCAAGGTATTCCGGGCTCGCCACCAGGCGGTACTTCATCGGTGAGCCGAGCTTGCGCGCCGCCAGGAGTGGACTCGAGGCCGGATCGGTCTGGATGACCACGTCCACACCGTCCCGCCGCGGGTCGAGGCGCTCGTCCGTGAGCTCGATTTCGAGATCGACATCCGGGTACTGCCGTGTGTAGCCGGCGAGCACCCTACCCAGCATGGCACGTCCCAGCTCCGTCGGTGCCGCGATACGCAAGCGACCGCGCGCTTCGTGTTTGCGTCCGGCAATGAGCTGCTCGGCTTCCGTCATGGTGTCGAGTGCCGAACGAATCTGTTTGAAGTACGTGCGGCCTTCCTCCGTGAGGGTGACTCGCCGAGTCGTGCGCTCGAGCAGCTTCGTACCAAGGCGCTTCTCGAGGCGGCTCACTTGCACACTGATCGTGGAGACTGGGGCCGACAGCGCGAGTGCCGCGGCTCGGAAGCTTCCGACGTCGGCCACGGTGGCGAAGGCCTGCACGGCGGCGAAGTCCGGCCGATTGTTCAATCGTTGGAACATAGTGATCAATGTAGCGCGATTGTTCAATGCACCTGGGGCACCTATGAGGTGCGGCATGGCACATTCGATGACGCTTTTTTACGCACCTCACGTCTGTTCCCTGGCCCCGCACATCGTGCTTCGCGAACTAGGTATCGCGTTCGAGCTCGAGCGAGTCGATTTGCGTACGAAGAGGACTGCACGCGGCGACGACTTTCACGCCATCAACCCGAAGGGTTACGTTCCTGCACTCCGGTTCGCAGATGGATCGGTGCTCACCGAAACGGCCATCATCATGCGCCACCTGGCGGATACGTATCCCGAGTCGGGTCTCGCACCGATCCATGGCAGCGCGTTGCGTCTGCGGTTCGACGAGTGGCTCCACTTCGTCGCCACGGAACTTCACAAGGGGTTCACCCCGCTCACGATCATGGCGGGCGCGAGCGAGGAGAGCAAACGGTGGGCGGCATCGCGCCTCTCCGGGAAAATTTCTCTGCTCGAAGGGCAGCTTCGCGATCGCGACTACTTGTTCGGGGATCGCTTCACGATCCTCGACGCCTACGGGTTCTGGGCCATCCGCAATTACGCGACGCTCACCAAAGCGGACCTGTCATCCCGCCTGCTCGCCTATCGCGAACGCATGCAAAGCCGCCCCTCGATCCGCGCCGCCCTCGACGCCGAGGGTCACCGCCTCCCTTGAGAGGGACTCGAGCCTTTGCTGTACGGAGCGCAGCGCAGTACAGCAAGGCCGAGGAGCGAGCGCCTGGTTCGGATGCACCGCAGACGAACAGGGGTGGGCTGAGAGGGACTCGAACCCTCGACCTACGGATTAAAAGTCCGCAGCTCTACCGACTGAGCTATCAGCCCTTTTTTCGCAACCGGCGGACTCTATTAGCCGCATCAGGTCGGAAACTCCACACGAAAGTCGCTCGGGGCCTGAACAAATGAGATCTTGAACGATCTTGCCGGGCGGGCGCGGCAGGTGCGCTCAAGAAGATGCAAGCCGCGCATGTGGCGGCGCCCCATGGTCGAGCACGGAGGCATGTGATGAACATTGGAATCATTGGGACGGGCATGGTGGGCGAGGCGCTGGCGACGAAGCTGGTCCAGCTCGGGCACGCCGTGAAGATGGGGGCGCGGTCGGCCACGAACGAGAAGGCTGCGGCGTGGGTACAGAAAAACGGCAAGGCTGCTTCGCAAGGCACGTTCGCCGATGCGGCCCGCTTCGGCGAAATCGTCCTCAATTGCACGAGCGGCGCGGTGTCGCTCGAGGCGCTGCGGGCGGCGGGGGCCGAGGCGCTCCGCGGCAAGATCCTCATCGACGTGGCGAACCCGCTCGGGGAGCCGGATCAGGGACTTCCCATTCTTGCCACGGCGGGCAAAGACTCCTTGGGCGAGCAGATTCAGCGCGCGTTTCCGGAGACGCGCGTGGTCAAGACGCTGAACACCATCAACGTCGATGTCATGGTGAACCCTCGCTCGGTTGCCGGCGGCGACCACGGCTTGTTTCTCTGCGGAAACGATGCTGGCGCCAAAGCGTCGGTGCGGGAGCTCTTGTCGACCTTCGGCTGGAAGGAGTTCATCGATCTGGGCGACATCACCACGGCGCGCGGAACGGAGTCGTACTTGCCGCTGTGGCTGCGGCTCATGAAATCGCTCGGGACCGTCGCGTTCAACATCAAGGTCGTGCGCTGAGTTCCTCCTGAATGCGGCGCGCGCGCCGGCCGTATTCTCCGGGCGTCATGCCCTCGATGCGCTTGAAATGCCGATTCAAGTGGCTCTGATCGGCAAATCCCACCGCGGTGGCCGTCGCCGCCGCGGTGTTGCCGGCCTGCAAGAGCAGGCGTGCGTGGTGAATGCGCAGCAGCACTTGGTACGCGTGCGGTGGAAAGCCCACTTCGGCGGTGAAGGCCCGCACCATGGCAAATTTGTTCATGCTAACCAGCGCCGCCAATTCGTCGAGCGGCACCTCGCGCGCGTAGCAAGCGTCGAGGTGCTCCTTGAGCGTGCGCACGACGGCGTATTGGCCAGCCTTCTTCTTCGCCCGCGCGTCGCGGCGGTGCTGGGCGAGAAGGGATTGTACCTTGGGTTGCGTGGCCTCGTCGGGAACGTAGATGCGGACGCACAGATCGGGCGCGTCGCGCGTGCTCAAATTTTCCGCTTGGAAGACCATCTTGCCGAGCGCGCCCTTGTTGAAGACTTTGCGGGTCGAGAACGCCGGCGGCGGCGGCGAAGGTTTGCGCGCCCAGAAGGCTTGGAACTCGGCGCTTCGCGGCGAGAGTAGCTCGGGCACTTCGAGAAGCCACGGGTCGGTCGGCGATGCCTCGATGGCCGCGCGCAGTTCCTCCACGGCGGCACGGGCCTGCTCCTCCCAGTTGTCCATGAGCTCGCGCACGTCGGGCTGCGTGAAGAGGAACACGAACGAGTTGCGCCGCTCCGGTGCGATCGTGGAGCATCGAAACAGCGCTTCGCAGGCCTCGTTCCAGGCGAGGACGTCGAGCCGTCTGCCGGTGACGTACGCCGGGTAGAGCGCAAGGCCATCGAGCAAGCGCCGCAGGCTCGCCGGCACCGGCTCGGCGCGGACCGTGGCCAAAGCGAGCGCCTTGCCCAGACCTGCCAGCTCGAAGACGCGTGCCCGCGGACCGGATGCGAGCTCGAGGGCGTCGCAGATCCAACGCAGCGCCGTGGCGGAAAGGCCGATGTTGCGACCCTCCTCCACCCAGGCGTACCAGGAGGCGCCCACCCCTGCCCTCTCGGCGATGGCTTCGGGGGTGGCGCCGGCGCGCACGCGCGCCTTGCGCAAGAGGTCACCCAGGGTGCGACGGGCGTCGGTCACCGACCCATCATCGCATGTACGTCTTCACCACGTCGATCAGCTCGCGCGCGGCGCGGGACTTGGCGGTGTCGGCGTCGGGATTCACCATGTGGGACCGGACGTGCCCCTCGAGCACCTCGGCCGTGAGGCTACCGATGGCACCACGGCAGGCGGCAAGCAGCTGCATCACCTCGCCGCACTCGCGCTCCTCCACGAGGGCGCGCTCGACGGCCTCGATTTGGCCTTTGATGCGGCGTACCCGCTGCAGGAGCTTCACTTTGTTGCGTGCTGTGTGGGCCATCGCCAGATACTATACCCCCCATGGTATCTCTGGTCGATAGGCTCCGTCACGAACACGACCACGGCGCCAGCGCGTCCGCACACGAAACGCGCACGCGATGGGTCGTCGCCCTCACCTGCGTCATGATGGTGGGCGAGCTTCTCGTCGGCTACTGGACCAACTCCCTGGCCCTCACCGCCGACGGCTGGCACATGGCCACCCACGCCGGCGCGCTGGGCATGGCCTCCTTCGCCTATTGGTTTGCGCGCACGCGCTCGCGCGAGGCGGTGTTCAGCTTTGGGACGGGCAAGGTGCACGCGCTGGCTGGCTACACCAGCGCCGTTCTCCTGGCGGTGGTCGCCGTGTGGATGATGTACGAATCGGCCGTGCGCTTGCGGGCGCCGGTGCCCATCGCGTTCGGCGAGGCGCTTCCCGTTGCCGTCGTCGGGCTGCTGGTGAACCTGGCCAGCGTCAAGCTTTTGCACGGCGACCACGATCACGATCACGACGACCATGATCACCATCACCATGATCACAACTTGCGTGCGGCTTACCTGCACGTGCTCGCCGATGCGTTTACCAGCCTGCTCGCGATTTTCGCGCTGGTGGGCGGCCGGTATCTCGGCTGGTGGTTCCTCGACCCCTTGATGGGCGTGGTCGGCGGCATCGTGATTGCGCGTTGGAGTCTGGGACTGTGCCGTGGGGCGGCGAAGCAGCTGCTCGACATGGTGCCTTCGCGGGAGCTCGCGGCACGGGTGCGGCGGCACTTGGAGGAGGTGCCGGGAACGCGTGTGGTGGATCTTCACCTGTGGGAGCTCGGGCCGCATGCCCAGGCGTGCCTGGCCACGGTCATCTCGGAGGAGCGCCGTTCACCGCTCGACTACGGCGAGCTGCTGCGCCAGCGCGAGGGGCTCGCGCACGTCACCATCGAAGTGCATGAGGTGCGTGAAGCGCATCAAGCTTCAGGGGCCTGAGCGGCCTTCACGCGGCGGCCACTCACCAGGACCTCCTCGCGCCCGGACTCGTCGACCCGGCGCACGAGGCGATAGGTCGTGTTGCCCTCGGCGCGGGCCACCTCAGGCGCGGCGATGAGCAGCTGCAAATCCAGGTTTTGACACAGATCGAAGAGAACGCCGAGGTTGTCCTGCGAAAGGCGGTTGGCCTCGTCGAGGAAGAGAAACCGCAGCGATCCCGTTTCGCGCTTTTGGTGGAGCAGGTTCGCGTCGCGCTCCCACTCGGTGAGGATCACCATCATGAGCGCGGCTCCGACACCGATGGCCTCCCCGGTGGAGAGGCGCGTGGGCGAGGCTGATTCCCAGCCGGGCGCGCCCTCACCGTTGCCGGAGGTGCCATTCGCGGCACCGGCGCTGTTGCGCTGGATTTCCACGGCCAGCTCGAGGTACTCGCGGTAGTCGAGGATGCGCTGTCCGCCCGTACGGCCGCCGCCGCCGTAGCGCCGGAAGATCTCGTTGAGCGCTTCTTCGATGGGCAGGGTCGTCTGAAAGAGGAGCTCTTGGACGGCGCCTTCGCGGAGAGCGCGGAGGATCTGCTC
It includes:
- a CDS encoding NAD(P)-binding domain-containing protein; amino-acid sequence: MNIGIIGTGMVGEALATKLVQLGHAVKMGARSATNEKAAAWVQKNGKAASQGTFADAARFGEIVLNCTSGAVSLEALRAAGAEALRGKILIDVANPLGEPDQGLPILATAGKDSLGEQIQRAFPETRVVKTLNTINVDVMVNPRSVAGGDHGLFLCGNDAGAKASVRELLSTFGWKEFIDLGDITTARGTESYLPLWLRLMKSLGTVAFNIKVVR
- a CDS encoding helix-turn-helix domain-containing protein; this translates as MTDARRTLGDLLRKARVRAGATPEAIAERAGVGASWYAWVEEGRNIGLSATALRWICDALELASGPRARVFELAGLGKALALATVRAEPVPASLRRLLDGLALYPAYVTGRRLDVLAWNEACEALFRCSTIAPERRNSFVFLFTQPDVRELMDNWEEQARAAVEELRAAIEASPTDPWLLEVPELLSPRSAEFQAFWARKPSPPPPAFSTRKVFNKGALGKMVFQAENLSTRDAPDLCVRIYVPDEATQPKVQSLLAQHRRDARAKKKAGQYAVVRTLKEHLDACYAREVPLDELAALVSMNKFAMVRAFTAEVGFPPHAYQVLLRIHHARLLLQAGNTAAATATAVGFADQSHLNRHFKRIEGMTPGEYGRRARRIQEELSARP
- a CDS encoding glutathione S-transferase N-terminal domain-containing protein gives rise to the protein MAHSMTLFYAPHVCSLAPHIVLRELGIAFELERVDLRTKRTARGDDFHAINPKGYVPALRFADGSVLTETAIIMRHLADTYPESGLAPIHGSALRLRFDEWLHFVATELHKGFTPLTIMAGASEESKRWAASRLSGKISLLEGQLRDRDYLFGDRFTILDAYGFWAIRNYATLTKADLSSRLLAYRERMQSRPSIRAALDAEGHRLP
- a CDS encoding DinB family protein, encoding MNTLALYRGLAANNAWSNLRLHRACAQLSRAEYEAARTSFFPSIPETLNHILTVDWFYLDALERGGKGRSLFADRMPFRGFPEVEALAAAQRASDMKLVAFADRLTEADLATKIDIARADHTQRETVADTLLHLSTHQIHHRGQVHAMLAGTSVKPPPLDEYFMSEELPLREAELRELGLPIR
- a CDS encoding metal/formaldehyde-sensitive transcriptional repressor gives rise to the protein MAHTARNKVKLLQRVRRIKGQIEAVERALVEERECGEVMQLLAACRGAIGSLTAEVLEGHVRSHMVNPDADTAKSRAARELIDVVKTYMR
- the dmeF gene encoding CDF family Co(II)/Ni(II) efflux transporter DmeF, translating into MVSLVDRLRHEHDHGASASAHETRTRWVVALTCVMMVGELLVGYWTNSLALTADGWHMATHAGALGMASFAYWFARTRSREAVFSFGTGKVHALAGYTSAVLLAVVAVWMMYESAVRLRAPVPIAFGEALPVAVVGLLVNLASVKLLHGDHDHDHDDHDHHHHDHNLRAAYLHVLADAFTSLLAIFALVGGRYLGWWFLDPLMGVVGGIVIARWSLGLCRGAAKQLLDMVPSRELAARVRRHLEEVPGTRVVDLHLWELGPHAQACLATVISEERRSPLDYGELLRQREGLAHVTIEVHEVREAHQASGA
- a CDS encoding LysR substrate-binding domain-containing protein; its protein translation is MFQRLNNRPDFAAVQAFATVADVGSFRAAALALSAPVSTISVQVSRLEKRLGTKLLERTTRRVTLTEEGRTYFKQIRSALDTMTEAEQLIAGRKHEARGRLRIAAPTELGRAMLGRVLAGYTRQYPDVDLEIELTDERLDPRRDGVDVVIQTDPASSPLLAARKLGSPMKYRLVASPEYLARYGRPSDPRDLSKHRCLAMGVRRTPTVWRLAKAKTFPTIVHRHHTANSWQLVCDLAIAGHGIARLPEYLSIVAMADGSLEEILEAFCPPPEQLFAVYARSRPVPLRITGFLDALKLFFDAWPGCAVRGQGSSRRS
- a CDS encoding NADPH-dependent 2,4-dienoyl-CoA reductase; protein product: MKYPRLLEPLDLGFTTIRNRVLMGSMHVGFEDRSARFDKLAAYFAARARGGVGIMVTGGFSPNREGWLYPFASKLSSPSEVGPHRAITLAVHAEGGKICLQLLHAGRYSYHPLSVSASAIKSPINPFKPRALSERGIRRQIDDFANAAALAREAGYDGVEIMGSEGYFINQFTCRRTNRRTDAWGGSVENRTRLPVEIVERVRKAVGPDFIVIYRLSMLDLVDGGNTWDEVVYQAKAIEKAGATIINTGIGWHEARVPTIITSVPRAAFTFVTERLRKEVRIPVVATNRINRPDVAEELLARGACDMVSMARPLLADPEFVRKAASGREDEINTCIACNQACLDHTFSMKTASCLVNPRACRETERSFLPAQPARRSRRLAVVGAGPAGLAFSVEAAQRGHAVTLFEAASDIGGQFNMAKKIPGKEEFVETLRYFRRQLELAGVTVKLGMRATAENLVGFDEVVLATGVTPRVPRIPNIEHPKVLSYVDVLLHEKPVGKTVAIVGAGGIGFDVATYLTHGHSSTLDAKRWLAEWGVDPEVHAPGGVEGVARQESPPARKVYLLQRKKESLGKGLGRTSGWVHRATLKGKGVEMIPGVTYDKVDDAGLHITVRGAPRVLAVDHVVICAGQEPLRELKDQLEQRGVRVRVIGGADVAAELDAKRAILQATELAASA